In a single window of the Hippoglossus hippoglossus isolate fHipHip1 chromosome 7, fHipHip1.pri, whole genome shotgun sequence genome:
- the LOC117764171 gene encoding differentially expressed in FDCP 6 homolog isoform X2 — protein MDLRSELLKSIWYGFTALDLEKSGKVSKSQLKVLSHNLCTVLSIPHDPVALEEHFRDDDDGPVSSQGYMPYLNKYILDKVVEGSFIKESVDELCWTLTAKKNYQTDKNSSTVLPERDAFQLWCLFNFLSEDKYPLVMVPDEVEYLLKKVCMAMSIEFNCVELEDFFSQDSVQQSGITVWVFLEMMNSGKITKGIEKSIISMAIEEAYREIVGDVLKEGYLWKKGQLRRNWKERWFTLRPSSLCYYTGEDRKDCQGNIALDGNCCVEVLQDRDGKRCMFCLKTLSKTYEMSASDTRQRQEWTTAIQTAIRLHVEGKKSLHKDLKMKRREQREQRERRRQSKEEELQRLRALQEERERKLVELELLKEAQKQAQALLQQDEQRRRQQHEQLQQALEVQLKEAEEARVSMQAEMVLKEEEAEKQRKRIKELEEMQKRLEEALQQEIKARLDEEAFRYAQAGLLAEEEDKMKALMNLQEEQEEYILKTQREKQELKQEMEVKSQALEEAQRQLEEVRANRHRVDQDVVAAQRKLRLASTNVKHWNVQMNRLMRPIGPGEKRPSLGSSFSAFQIPTQRDPGLRLRKRSDSEGQDEESKENVVRAGCDLEKRHSHASNGDMDIP, from the exons ATGGACCTGCGGTCTGAGCTGCTCAAGTCCATTTGGTACGGCTTCACGGCCCTGGATCTGGAGAAGAGCGGTAAGGTGTCCAAGTCTCAGCTAAAG GTTTTGTCCCACAACCTGTGCACAGTCCTGTCTATCCCACATGATCCTGTTGCTTTGGAGGAGCACttcagagatgatgatgatggtccTGTGTCCAGTCAGGGTTATATGCCTTATCTCAACAAATACATTCTGGATAAG gTTGTGGAAGGATCCTTTATTAAGGAGAGTGTAGACGAGCTCTGTTGGACTCTTACGGCAAAGAAAAACTACCAGACggacaaaaacagcagcacgGTTCTGCCAGAGAGGGATGCTTTCCAACTTTGgtgtctttttaattttctgtctgAGGACAAGTACCCTCTGGTGATGGTTCCTGATGAG gtggAGTACCTCCTCAAGAAAGTATGCATGGCCATGAGTATTGAGTTCAACTGTGTTGAATTGGAGGACTTCTTCTCCCAGGACTCAGTGCAGCAGAGTGGCATTactgtttgggtttttcttGAGATGATGAACTCAGGGAAAATTACCAAAGGAATTGAGAAGAGCATAATCAGCATGGCTATAGAGGAAGCGTATAGAGAGATAGTTGGTGATGTCCTCAAAGAG GGATATCTTTGGAAAAAAGGTCAGCTGAGGAGAAACTGGAAGGAGCGCTGGTTCACCTTAAGGCCGAGCAGCTTGTGCTACTACACCGGGGAGGACCGCAAGGACTGCCAGGGCAACATCGCTTTGGATGGGAACTGCTGTGTGGAG GTGCTGCAGGACAGAGATGGGAAGAGATGCATGTTTTGTCTTAAAACCCTCTCCAAGACGTATGAGATGAGCGCCTCAGACaccagacagaggcaggagtGGACAACAG CCATTCAAACAGCTATCAGGCTGCATGTGGAGGGGAAAAAGTCCCTCCACAAAGATTTGAAGATGAAGCGGCGCGAACAGCGTGAGCAGCGTGAGAGGAGACGACAGTccaaagaggaggagctgcagaggctaCGGGCCCTGCAGGAGGAACGGGAGCGTaagctggtggagctggagctCCTGAAGGAGGCACAAAAGCAGGCTCAGGccctcctgcagcaggacgAGCAGAGGAGGCGCCAGCAGCATGAGCAGCTCCAGCAGGCCCTGGAGGTCCAGCTGAAAGAGGCTGAGGAG GCTCGCGTCAGTATGCAGGCAGAGATGgttctgaaggaggaggaggccgagaagcagaggaagagaatcaaggagctggaggagatgcagAAGCGCTTGGAAGAGGCGCTGCAGCAGGAGATCAAGGCCAGGCTGGATGAGGAGGCCTTCCGCTATGCTCAAGCAGG ATTactggctgaggaggaggataaaATGAAGGCACTGATGAACctgcaggaggaacaggaggagtaCATCCTGAAGACGCAGAGGGAGAAGCAGGAGCTCAAGCAGGAAATGGAGGTCAAGTCTCAAGCCCTGGAGGAGGCGCAGAGGCAGCTTGAAGAGGTCCGGGCCAACCGGCACAGGGTTGACCAGGATGTAGTG GCTGCGCAGAGGAAACTTCGCCTGGCGAGCACCAACGTCAAACACTGGAATGTCCAGATGAACAGACTGATGCGGCCGATTGGACCAGGAG AGAAAAGGCCGTCGTTAGGAAGCTCTTTCTCAGCCTTCCAGATCCCGACGCAGAGAGATCCCGGGCTGCGTCTCAGAAAGAGATCGGACTCGGAGGGTCAGGACGAGGAGAGCAAAGAAAACGTCGTCAGAGCTGGGTGTGATCTAGAAAAACGCCACTCCCATGCCTCTAATGGAGACATGGACATCCCCTGA
- the ppardb gene encoding peroxisome proliferator-activated receptor delta b: MEGFQPTVTEQHDGVNGYCEPKSPQDAADVRWTSPKRESGGSDSCGGASVSELTDVQELKARESEDEEDRVKKERVPVSKGLKGDQKSKEKEHLDQEKNNHSKQNSSGASSYTDLSHTSSPSLSEQLRLGREDSTGAGISVECKVCGDKASGFHYGVHACEGCKGFFRRTVRMKLEYDRCERSCKILKKNRNKCQYCRFQKCLSLGMSHDAIRYGRMPEAERKKLVAGLLAEELNVSKPGGSDLKTLAKQVNAAYLKNLSMTKKRARSILTGKTSSTSPFVIYDVDTLWKAESGLVWSQLLPGAPLTKEIGVHVFYRCQCTTVETVRELTEFAKSIPGFVDLYLNDQVTLLKYGVHEAIFAMLPSLMNKDGLLVANGKGFVTREFLRSLRKPFSEIMEPKFEFAVKFNALELDDSDLALFVAAIILCGDRPGLMNVKQVEQSQDNILQALDLHLQANHSDSAYLFPKLLQKMADLRQLVTENALLVQKIKKTESETSLHPLLQEIYKDMY, encoded by the exons ATGGAAGGGTTTCAGCCAACTGTTACGGAGCAGCATGACGGGGTGAACGGTTACTGCGAGCCCAAATCCCCCCAGGACGCCGCCGATGTCAGGTGGACGTCCCCGAAGAGAGAGTCTGGTGGTTCGGACAGCTGTGGGGGGGCAAGTGTGTCAGAACTGACAGACGTGCAAGAGTTGAAGGCCAGGGaaagtgaggatgaggaggacagGGTGAAGAAGGAGAGAGTCCCTGTCTCTAAAGGCCTGAAAGGGGACCAGAAGAGCAAAGAGAAGGAGCATCTGGATCAGGAAAAGAACAATCACAGCAAGCAAAACAGCAGTGGAGCATCCAGCTACACAG ACCTGTCCCATACCTCGTCCCCCTCGCTGTCAGAGCAGCTGCGTCTTGGCCGCGAGGACAGCACAGGGGCAGGGATCAGTGTGGAGTGTAAGGTCTGTGGGGACAAGGCCTCAGGCTTCCACTATGGCGTGCACGCCTGTGAGGGTTGCAAG GGCTTTTTCCGGCGAACCGTGAGGATGAAACTGGAGTATGATCGCTGCGAGCGTTCCTGCAAGATTCTGAAGAAGAATCGCAACAAGTGCCAATATTGTCGCTTCCAGAAGTGCCTGTCTTTGGGAATGTCCCATGATG CGATCCGATACGGACGTATGCCTGAGGCGGAGAGGAAGAAGCTGGTGGCTGGCCTGCTTGCAGAGGAACTGAATGTTAGCAAACCAGGTGGCTCTGACTTGAAGACCTTGGCCAAACAAGTCAACGCAGCCTACCTGAAGAACCTCAGTATGACCAAGAAGAGGGCCCGCAGCATCCTGACAGGCAAAACCAGCAGCACCTCG CCGTTTGTTATCTACGATGTGGACACACTCTGGAAGGCAGAGAGTGGTTTGGTGTGGAGCCAGTTACTTCCAGGTGCGCCCCTGACCAAGGAGATCGGGGTCCATGTGTTCTACCGCTGTCAGTGTACTACGGTGGAGACTGTGCGAGAGCTCACAGAGTTTGCCAAGTCCATTCCAGGGTTTGTGGACCTCTATCTTAATGACCAG GTGACTTTGCTAAAGTATGGCGTACATGAGGCTATTTTTGCCATGCTGCCGTCTCTCATGAACAAAGATGGACTGTTGGTGGCCAACGGTAAAGGCTTCGTCACCAGGGAGTTCCTGCGAAGCCTAAGAAAGCCCTTCAGTGAGATCATGGAGCCCAAATTTGAGTTTGCTGTCAAatttaatgctctggagctggATGACAGTGACCTGGCCCTGTTTGTTGCTGCCATTATTCTCTGTGGAG ATCGTCCCGGGCTAATGAACGTGAAGCAGGTGGAGCAGAGTCAGGACAACATCCTCCAGGCTCTGGACCTCCATCTCCAAGCAAACCACTCTGACTCCGCCTACCTCTTCCCCAAGCTGCTGCAGAAGATGGCCGACCTCCGTCAGCTGGTTACTGAGAACGCTCTGCTTGtccaaaagattaaaaagactGAGTCGGAGACCTCGCTCCATCCTTTACTACAGGAGATCTACAAAGACATGTATTAG
- the LOC117764171 gene encoding differentially expressed in FDCP 6 homolog isoform X1, translated as MDLRSELLKSIWYGFTALDLEKSGKVSKSQLKVLSHNLCTVLSIPHDPVALEEHFRDDDDGPVSSQGYMPYLNKYILDKVVEGSFIKESVDELCWTLTAKKNYQTDKNSSTVLPERDAFQLWCLFNFLSEDKYPLVMVPDEVEYLLKKVCMAMSIEFNCVELEDFFSQDSVQQSGITVWVFLEMMNSGKITKGIEKSIISMAIEEAYREIVGDVLKEGYLWKKGQLRRNWKERWFTLRPSSLCYYTGEDRKDCQGNIALDGNCCVEEVDDDQILFGRSKWIKNLLFPVLQDRDGKRCMFCLKTLSKTYEMSASDTRQRQEWTTAIQTAIRLHVEGKKSLHKDLKMKRREQREQRERRRQSKEEELQRLRALQEERERKLVELELLKEAQKQAQALLQQDEQRRRQQHEQLQQALEVQLKEAEEARVSMQAEMVLKEEEAEKQRKRIKELEEMQKRLEEALQQEIKARLDEEAFRYAQAGLLAEEEDKMKALMNLQEEQEEYILKTQREKQELKQEMEVKSQALEEAQRQLEEVRANRHRVDQDVVAAQRKLRLASTNVKHWNVQMNRLMRPIGPGEKRPSLGSSFSAFQIPTQRDPGLRLRKRSDSEGQDEESKENVVRAGCDLEKRHSHASNGDMDIP; from the exons ATGGACCTGCGGTCTGAGCTGCTCAAGTCCATTTGGTACGGCTTCACGGCCCTGGATCTGGAGAAGAGCGGTAAGGTGTCCAAGTCTCAGCTAAAG GTTTTGTCCCACAACCTGTGCACAGTCCTGTCTATCCCACATGATCCTGTTGCTTTGGAGGAGCACttcagagatgatgatgatggtccTGTGTCCAGTCAGGGTTATATGCCTTATCTCAACAAATACATTCTGGATAAG gTTGTGGAAGGATCCTTTATTAAGGAGAGTGTAGACGAGCTCTGTTGGACTCTTACGGCAAAGAAAAACTACCAGACggacaaaaacagcagcacgGTTCTGCCAGAGAGGGATGCTTTCCAACTTTGgtgtctttttaattttctgtctgAGGACAAGTACCCTCTGGTGATGGTTCCTGATGAG gtggAGTACCTCCTCAAGAAAGTATGCATGGCCATGAGTATTGAGTTCAACTGTGTTGAATTGGAGGACTTCTTCTCCCAGGACTCAGTGCAGCAGAGTGGCATTactgtttgggtttttcttGAGATGATGAACTCAGGGAAAATTACCAAAGGAATTGAGAAGAGCATAATCAGCATGGCTATAGAGGAAGCGTATAGAGAGATAGTTGGTGATGTCCTCAAAGAG GGATATCTTTGGAAAAAAGGTCAGCTGAGGAGAAACTGGAAGGAGCGCTGGTTCACCTTAAGGCCGAGCAGCTTGTGCTACTACACCGGGGAGGACCGCAAGGACTGCCAGGGCAACATCGCTTTGGATGGGAACTGCTGTGTGGAG GAAGTAGACGATGATCAAATATTGTTTGGTCGTTCAAAATGGATCAAAAACCTCCTTTTCCCA GTGCTGCAGGACAGAGATGGGAAGAGATGCATGTTTTGTCTTAAAACCCTCTCCAAGACGTATGAGATGAGCGCCTCAGACaccagacagaggcaggagtGGACAACAG CCATTCAAACAGCTATCAGGCTGCATGTGGAGGGGAAAAAGTCCCTCCACAAAGATTTGAAGATGAAGCGGCGCGAACAGCGTGAGCAGCGTGAGAGGAGACGACAGTccaaagaggaggagctgcagaggctaCGGGCCCTGCAGGAGGAACGGGAGCGTaagctggtggagctggagctCCTGAAGGAGGCACAAAAGCAGGCTCAGGccctcctgcagcaggacgAGCAGAGGAGGCGCCAGCAGCATGAGCAGCTCCAGCAGGCCCTGGAGGTCCAGCTGAAAGAGGCTGAGGAG GCTCGCGTCAGTATGCAGGCAGAGATGgttctgaaggaggaggaggccgagaagcagaggaagagaatcaaggagctggaggagatgcagAAGCGCTTGGAAGAGGCGCTGCAGCAGGAGATCAAGGCCAGGCTGGATGAGGAGGCCTTCCGCTATGCTCAAGCAGG ATTactggctgaggaggaggataaaATGAAGGCACTGATGAACctgcaggaggaacaggaggagtaCATCCTGAAGACGCAGAGGGAGAAGCAGGAGCTCAAGCAGGAAATGGAGGTCAAGTCTCAAGCCCTGGAGGAGGCGCAGAGGCAGCTTGAAGAGGTCCGGGCCAACCGGCACAGGGTTGACCAGGATGTAGTG GCTGCGCAGAGGAAACTTCGCCTGGCGAGCACCAACGTCAAACACTGGAATGTCCAGATGAACAGACTGATGCGGCCGATTGGACCAGGAG AGAAAAGGCCGTCGTTAGGAAGCTCTTTCTCAGCCTTCCAGATCCCGACGCAGAGAGATCCCGGGCTGCGTCTCAGAAAGAGATCGGACTCGGAGGGTCAGGACGAGGAGAGCAAAGAAAACGTCGTCAGAGCTGGGTGTGATCTAGAAAAACGCCACTCCCATGCCTCTAATGGAGACATGGACATCCCCTGA